One genomic window of Brienomyrus brachyistius isolate T26 chromosome 16, BBRACH_0.4, whole genome shotgun sequence includes the following:
- the cep97 gene encoding centrosomal protein of 97 kDa isoform X1 produces the protein MGVSSLTPDNSGPTLDLSAQSLQKLEPDFPCQEDTHTLILDHNHIIKLEHLDKSHRLQQLSVANNRLVRMMGVSRLTELRVLNLPNNSIGYIEGLKDLVHLEWLNLAGNNIKVMDQLSNCSALQHLDLSDNNISQIGDLSKLSILKTLLLHGNIITTLRTGPAHLPPSLHVLSLAENEIRDLNEVSYLASLPELEQLSVMSNPCVLSTPSLPGYDCRPYIISWCLSLKILDGYIVSQKEGLKAEWLYSQGKGRLFRPGQHAQLVQYLATVCPLTSASALQSAEDAKLEKILSKQRLHQRQLLQQTQRVSQNPVRPMQLDVEQQRPRHVQQSGLKDRPATPETGVSWKQIAEPALKVNTWVAGDHSYSIAPCGPTPASCGETLYLEDVQTDEDKLSFSLLSSDSALLHPPVTMSSTKREMDEPVSLATESTDAGTGQEYPYTEPEKELVLGDCSDCTVVEVSLQQAQRCEAAEAALKIQAWWRGYWTRRHHLQAREVRAEIRLRRMQEHITFLSTELECVRKQQEEERLQRMVQEEAVKFLWKQLQSMQEWQRSMEERLGAFGGMPVPAAVEPPTPDCSSAASPYPAPGPLFLPDSGFQSSGLPHGVIDILSSEPGDFVETEVEDQDCILLQQYLCSVQQCEDEEQNSEGDSGIRGLPLSPAPQDEQPNE, from the exons ATGGGAGTATCAAGTCTAACTCCAGACAACAGTG GCCCCACACTTGACTTATCAGCTCAAAGCCTTCAAAAGTTGGAGCCAGATTTTCCATGTCAGGAGGACACCCACACACTTATCCTGGACCACAATCATATCATCAAGCTGGAGCACCTGGACAAGAGTCACAGGCTTCAGCAG CTCTCTGTGGCCAATAACCGGCTTGTCCGGATGATGGGTGTATCCCGCCTTACTGAACTCAGGGTGCTAAACCTGCCCAACAACAGCATTGGTTATATTGAGGGACTGAAGGATTTGGTGCATCTGGAGTGGCTCAACCTGGCTGGGAACAATATCAAG GTCATGGATCAGCTCAGCAACTGCTCAGCACTTCAGCACCTAGACCTTTCTGACAACAACATCTCTCAGATCGGTGACCTTTCCAAGCTCTCCATTTTGAAG ACACTCCTCTTGCATGGGAATATCATCACTACACTACGCACTGGCCCAGCACACCTGCCTCCCAGCCTCCATGTTCTCTCCCTCGCTGAAAATGAGATCAGAGACCTTAATGAG GTGTCCTActtggcatcccttccagagcTGGAACAGCTGTCTGTCATGAGTAATCCCTGTGTGTTGTCCACACCATCCTTGCCTGGATACGACTGCCGGCCATACATCATCAGCTGGTGCCTGAGTCTGAAGATCCTGGATGGATACATAGTGTCACAGAAAGAAGG GCTAAAAGCGGAGTGGCTCTACAGTCAGGGTAAAGGTCGCTTGTTCCGGCCTGGGCAGCATGCGCAGCTGGTACAGTACCTGGCTACTGTCTGCCCCCTCACCTCTGCATCTGCACTCCAGTCTGCAGAGGATGCTAAACTGGAGAAAATTCTTAGTAAACAGAG GCTTCATCAAAGACAGCTGCTGCAGCAGACCCAGAGAGTATCCCAGAACCCAGTGCGGCCCATGCAGCTGGATGTAGAACAGCAGCGCCCTCGCCATGTCCAGCAGTCTGGGCTGAAGGATAGGCCAGCCACACCTGAGACAGGAGTGTCCTGGAAACAGATAG CTGAGCCAGCTTTAAAGGTGAACACATGGGTGGCAGGTGATCATTCCTACAGTATAGCTccttgtggccccacccctgcaTCTTGCGGGGAGACTCTGTACCTGGAGGATGTGCAAACGGATGAGGATAAGCTTAGCTTCAGCCTACTCTCCTCTGACTCTGCCTTACTGCACCCACCTGTGACCATGTCATCCACAAAGAGAGAGATGGATGAGCCTGTCTCCTTAGCTACTGAAAGCACAGACGCAGGGACTGGTCAGGAGTATCCTTACACAGAACCTGAAAAAGAGTTGGTCCTAGGTGACTGCTCAGATTGCACCGTCGTGGAAGTGAGCCTGCAACAAGCACAACGGTGTGAGGCTGCAGAAGCTGCGCTGAAGATCCAAGCATGGTGGCGTGGCTACTGGACCCGACGGCACCATCTGCAGGCTAGAGAGGTCCGGGCTGAGATCCGATTGCGCAGGATGCAAGAACACATAACCTTCCTTTCGACCGAGCTGGAATG TGTACGTAAAcagcaggaggaggagagatTACAGAGGATGGTACAAGAGGAGGCTGTGAAGTTTCTGTGGAAACAG CTGCAATCTATGCAGGAATGGCAGCGCAGTATGGAGGAGCGTCTGGGTGCTTTCGGGGGCATGCCTGTGCCCGCTGCTGTTGAGCCCCCTACACCAGACTGCAGCAGTGCTGCATCCCCTTACCCTGCCCCTGGTCCCTTGTTCCTGCCTGACTCGGGCTTTCAGTCATCAGGGCTGCCACATGGAGTGATAGATATCCTAAGCAGCGAGCCTGGAGATTTTGTGGAGACTGAGGTCGAGGATCAGGACTGCATTCTTCTGCAGCAGTACCTCTGCTCTGTTCAGCAGTGTGAGGATGAGGAGCAGAATAGTGAGGGGGACAGTGGCATTAGAGGGTTACCCTTATCTCCAGCTCCCCAAGATGAGCAGCCTAATGAATAA
- the cep97 gene encoding centrosomal protein of 97 kDa isoform X2: MMGVSRLTELRVLNLPNNSIGYIEGLKDLVHLEWLNLAGNNIKVMDQLSNCSALQHLDLSDNNISQIGDLSKLSILKTLLLHGNIITTLRTGPAHLPPSLHVLSLAENEIRDLNEVSYLASLPELEQLSVMSNPCVLSTPSLPGYDCRPYIISWCLSLKILDGYIVSQKEGLKAEWLYSQGKGRLFRPGQHAQLVQYLATVCPLTSASALQSAEDAKLEKILSKQRLHQRQLLQQTQRVSQNPVRPMQLDVEQQRPRHVQQSGLKDRPATPETGVSWKQIAEPALKVNTWVAGDHSYSIAPCGPTPASCGETLYLEDVQTDEDKLSFSLLSSDSALLHPPVTMSSTKREMDEPVSLATESTDAGTGQEYPYTEPEKELVLGDCSDCTVVEVSLQQAQRCEAAEAALKIQAWWRGYWTRRHHLQAREVRAEIRLRRMQEHITFLSTELECVRKQQEEERLQRMVQEEAVKFLWKQLQSMQEWQRSMEERLGAFGGMPVPAAVEPPTPDCSSAASPYPAPGPLFLPDSGFQSSGLPHGVIDILSSEPGDFVETEVEDQDCILLQQYLCSVQQCEDEEQNSEGDSGIRGLPLSPAPQDEQPNE, from the exons ATGATGGGTGTATCCCGCCTTACTGAACTCAGGGTGCTAAACCTGCCCAACAACAGCATTGGTTATATTGAGGGACTGAAGGATTTGGTGCATCTGGAGTGGCTCAACCTGGCTGGGAACAATATCAAG GTCATGGATCAGCTCAGCAACTGCTCAGCACTTCAGCACCTAGACCTTTCTGACAACAACATCTCTCAGATCGGTGACCTTTCCAAGCTCTCCATTTTGAAG ACACTCCTCTTGCATGGGAATATCATCACTACACTACGCACTGGCCCAGCACACCTGCCTCCCAGCCTCCATGTTCTCTCCCTCGCTGAAAATGAGATCAGAGACCTTAATGAG GTGTCCTActtggcatcccttccagagcTGGAACAGCTGTCTGTCATGAGTAATCCCTGTGTGTTGTCCACACCATCCTTGCCTGGATACGACTGCCGGCCATACATCATCAGCTGGTGCCTGAGTCTGAAGATCCTGGATGGATACATAGTGTCACAGAAAGAAGG GCTAAAAGCGGAGTGGCTCTACAGTCAGGGTAAAGGTCGCTTGTTCCGGCCTGGGCAGCATGCGCAGCTGGTACAGTACCTGGCTACTGTCTGCCCCCTCACCTCTGCATCTGCACTCCAGTCTGCAGAGGATGCTAAACTGGAGAAAATTCTTAGTAAACAGAG GCTTCATCAAAGACAGCTGCTGCAGCAGACCCAGAGAGTATCCCAGAACCCAGTGCGGCCCATGCAGCTGGATGTAGAACAGCAGCGCCCTCGCCATGTCCAGCAGTCTGGGCTGAAGGATAGGCCAGCCACACCTGAGACAGGAGTGTCCTGGAAACAGATAG CTGAGCCAGCTTTAAAGGTGAACACATGGGTGGCAGGTGATCATTCCTACAGTATAGCTccttgtggccccacccctgcaTCTTGCGGGGAGACTCTGTACCTGGAGGATGTGCAAACGGATGAGGATAAGCTTAGCTTCAGCCTACTCTCCTCTGACTCTGCCTTACTGCACCCACCTGTGACCATGTCATCCACAAAGAGAGAGATGGATGAGCCTGTCTCCTTAGCTACTGAAAGCACAGACGCAGGGACTGGTCAGGAGTATCCTTACACAGAACCTGAAAAAGAGTTGGTCCTAGGTGACTGCTCAGATTGCACCGTCGTGGAAGTGAGCCTGCAACAAGCACAACGGTGTGAGGCTGCAGAAGCTGCGCTGAAGATCCAAGCATGGTGGCGTGGCTACTGGACCCGACGGCACCATCTGCAGGCTAGAGAGGTCCGGGCTGAGATCCGATTGCGCAGGATGCAAGAACACATAACCTTCCTTTCGACCGAGCTGGAATG TGTACGTAAAcagcaggaggaggagagatTACAGAGGATGGTACAAGAGGAGGCTGTGAAGTTTCTGTGGAAACAG CTGCAATCTATGCAGGAATGGCAGCGCAGTATGGAGGAGCGTCTGGGTGCTTTCGGGGGCATGCCTGTGCCCGCTGCTGTTGAGCCCCCTACACCAGACTGCAGCAGTGCTGCATCCCCTTACCCTGCCCCTGGTCCCTTGTTCCTGCCTGACTCGGGCTTTCAGTCATCAGGGCTGCCACATGGAGTGATAGATATCCTAAGCAGCGAGCCTGGAGATTTTGTGGAGACTGAGGTCGAGGATCAGGACTGCATTCTTCTGCAGCAGTACCTCTGCTCTGTTCAGCAGTGTGAGGATGAGGAGCAGAATAGTGAGGGGGACAGTGGCATTAGAGGGTTACCCTTATCTCCAGCTCCCCAAGATGAGCAGCCTAATGAATAA
- the hikeshi gene encoding protein Hikeshi, translating into MFGCIVAGRLVQTEPQQVASDKFVFSLPDCENVNHVVVFMLGTMPFPTGTGGAVYFSFPDPNTSPVWQLLGFITNDKPSAIFKISGLKAGVGGEHPFGMMSAPHMPSVAQVGVSIESLEQLAQQTPLSSATVSTVDSFTQFTQKMLESLYNFSSSFAVSQAQMTPNPSEMFIPASSVRRWYENFQRRMNQNPNFWKT; encoded by the exons ATGTTTGGATGTATAGTGGCCGGTAGATTG GTCCAGACAGAGCCACAGCAGGTGGCCAGTGACAAGTTTGTCTTCAGCCTGCCAGACTGTGAAAATGTCAACCATGTGGTAGTCTTCATGCTGGGCACAATGCCCTTCCCCACGGGCACAGGTGGGGCAGTCTACTTCTCCTTCCCGGACCCCAATACCAGCCCAGTGTGGCAGTTGCTTGGTTTCATCACCAATGACAAGCCCAGTGCCATCTTCAAGATTTCAGGCTTGAAGGCAG GTGTGGGCGGAGAACATCCCTTTGGAATGATGTCTGCACCCCACATGCCCTCAGTGGCCCAAGTGGGTGTGTCTATTGAATCCCTCGAGCAGCTGGCTCAACAGACTCCTCTATCCAGCGCCACTGTCTCTACTGTGGATTCCTTTACACAG TTCACGCAGAAGATGCTGGAGAGCCTCTACAACTTCTCCTCTTCCTTTGCTGTGTCTCAGGCTCAAATGACCCCCAACCCATCAGAGATGTTCATCCCTGCCAGCTCCGTCCGTCGATG